AattagtaggccaggtggataaggtggttaagaaggcatgcggaataaaTGCCTTTATTAGCAGAAGTAGAGAATACAagggcaaggaggttatgcttcaactgtataaaatatCAGTTGGGACACAGCAGGTTTACTGCGGGTATACTACAAGAATGATCTGCTTGCACTAGCgatggtacagatgagatttacgagaATTTTGCCTGGAttttggagaattttagcgatgaggaaagattggataacctGGCTTTCCTTTATTTTGAACAGAAGTGGCTGAATACAAAGATGTAAACAAATATGACGATACGACattgagtggataggaaagacctatttcctttAGGAGAGGGGTCAACACCCagccggcatagatttaaagtaatttgtgggAGGTTCAGAGGGGCTTTGAGGGGGAATTCGTTCACCAGAGGGtggtaggagtctggaactcactgcctgaaatgttgGTGgtaggagaaaccctcaccacttttgacGTGTACTTGGAAGTGCAATAATTAACGGACCAAGAACTGCAAAGTTATTTTAGACTTGACAGCAACTTttttggccagcgcagacacgatggactgaatttggatttgtgaaagggaaatcatgattgacaaatcttctggaatttattgaggatgtttccagtcgagtggacaagggagaaccagttgatgtggtatatttggactttcagaaggctttcgacaaggtctcacacaagagattaatgtgcaaagttaaagtacatgggattggaggcagtgtgctgacatggattgagaactgattggcagacagggagcaaagagtaggagtaaatggggacttttcagactggctggcagtgactagtggggtaccgcaaggctctgtgctggggccccagctgtttacactgtacattaatgatttagacgaggggattaaatgcagtgtctccaaatttgcggatgacactaagttggctggcagtgtgagctgcgaggaggatgctatgaggctgcagagcgacttggatagattaggtgagtgggcaaatgcatggcagatgaggtataatgtggatacatgtgaggttatccactttggtggtaaaaacagagagacagactattatctgaatggtgacagattaggaaaaggggaggtgcaacgagacctggatgtcatggtacatcaggcattgaaggttggcatgcaggtacagcaggcggttaagaaggcgaatggcatgttggccttcatagcgaggggaattgagtacaggggcagggaggtgttgctacagttgtacaggcccttggtgaggccacacctggagtattgtgtacacttttgatctcctaacctgaggaaggacattcttgctattgagggggtgcagccaaggttcaccagactgattcccggcatggtgggactgacctatcaagaaagattggatcaactggtcttgtattcacaggagttcagaagaatgagagaggccctcatagaaacgtttaaaattctgatgggtttagacaggttagatgcaggaagaatgttcccaatattggggaagtccagaaccaggggacacaatctaagaataagaggtaagtcatttaggaccgagatgaggagaaacttcttcacccagagagtggagaacctgtggaattctctaccacagaaagttgtcgaggccaattcactaaatatattcaaaaaggagttagatgaagtccttactactagggggatcaaggggtatggcgagaaagcaggaatggggtactgaagttacatgtccagccatgaactcattgaatggcgctgcaggctagaagggccgaatggcctattccttcacctattttctatgcttctatgtttctatgaaatgatcTCCTTCCATACTCTaaaattccatgattctatgattctataccagtAGAGCATGGCCAGCTTGCATGTAATTTTAGCTTGCCACTAATTCCAGAAGTGCACTGTCACTGCCAGTGTAAGTTTTTGCGTAACGCTACTATCGGTGGAGCACGGTCACCTCTAATGCAATGTAGGGCTACCACTGCTACAGTACAAGCTAGACCCCGCTGGTGTAGCAGGGAGCCACGAGATGAGGACATTCCTGTCCAGCACGAGATTGAATGCAGAGTTAACGCTTGTCCCAGAAGAGCAAGGTCTTCTCAGGTATAAGTGTATTGTACAACTAGTACTGCAGTGGCACTTTCTCTTCTTGGGGAAGTGTATTGGTACCAATAGTACCAGATGCGCACGATCACCTCGATTTTAAGTGTTGGGCGTCCACAAGTACAGGAGAAAAACTCTGTCCTCAAGAGCAAGTGTAAGTTTAAGTGCAGTTTGACAACAACTATCAGAGGAAACGTTTACCTTCAATGTCGTAACACTGCGTTCATCACATGTCGCCCAAGATTTGGTTCAGCGGCTGGTCTGGAGGTGTTCGAGCCCTCAGACTGAGTCAAGGATAGGGTCGGGACCTCTACACCTATGGGAGCTCCCTTCACTGCTCCTGTAATAATAGGCTCAGCAGCTGTACTGGGAGGTTGTAGTTTCTAATTGTCAGGACGATTTTATTTGATTTGTATTTTTGAAACTTTCCAATAACAAATTATTTCTTTAATCTGACGAGTCACACAAAAACAAATTACCTCATTCTATTTGTTTATGATAGTGATTCATGCTAATTAGGAGTTAAGCTGATTGACACTCTGGAGCATTGACGTATGCATATATGTAGGTTCCCACGCATTGCATCAGTCGTGTTGCTGTCAGAATATTTCAGGTACGTCAGAATTCATCTATTCTTACAGAAAATGGGTCAACTAACGATGCTGCTGACAAAAGAGATTTATTACCCAATTCTCGCAGCCGTCGGTATCCCTGGTGAGCCATGTTAACCTATTTGTTGTTGATGTGTGTGAACTGACTCCTGTTCTTACGTGATAATGTATTTTCTGGATGGTAGCATTACAGGGTCGGTAGAGATTGGAACCAACTCTGGTCCACACTTTCTGCATTTCCTTTAAGCCAATAACATAAATGAAGTTACGATCTTCTCTGGAGCTACAGCGCTAGGATTTCAGTTGATTTCAGGAATGTCTTGTTGCCCGGTGCGGAATGAGCACTGCAGCAGCTCAGTAAAGTATGTGGATCGGTTTTGGAGAATAGAGATCCATTACTAATCATGCTGCACACTGCTCCGTGATGACAATAATACCGAATCTAGTAAAATACACTCAACAGGTATCTGCATATAAATTTCAGTCAGACGCTCTACATTATTTCTTCCTCTTTTTTTCTTACAGCAAACTTGGTGACTATTGCTATCTTAtcccgaggaaactgcggcctttccaattGTATCTCTGTATACATGTTGGCCATGGCATCAGTGGATCTATTGGTAATGATCATCAATGTAACGGTGTACCATATTTTAAGTAATCACTTTCCATTTTCATTCCTGTCCCACACTCCCGTTTGTAAGTTCATTCTATACATGACTGCTGTCAACCTCGATTTGTCCGTTTGGTTCACCGTCTCCTTCACATTTGTCCGATTTGTGGTTATTTGCTGTCAGaagtttaaaacaaagtattgcaCCGCGAGAACTGCAGCCGCGGTTATTGCAGCTATCACATTTCTCACCTTTTTGAAGAACATCCCTGTTTTGCTTGCATATGAACCTCAGCAGTTAATTAACAAGATGAAGTGGGGCTGCCGGACAAGTGTGGCTTTTATTGCATCAGCTGCAGGTGCAGCGTACGTCTGGTTTCACAGCGCCTGGGGCATTTGGCTTCCCTTTAGTTTAATTGCCTTGTTAAATTATTTGACAATCAGACGTATTTTATTGGCCAGTAGAACCCGCAGGCGTCTCCGAGGCCAGAGGAGTGAGTACCAGAGCGATTCAGAGATGGAcagccgaaggaaatccatcattttactcttcgCTATATCAGGCAGTTTTATATTGTTGTGGATGACAGCTGCCGTGAGTTTGGTAACTACCAGGCTGGCAAGTAACAATTATTACCGAGGCGACCGCACAGACCCTGGATATATCGCCACTGAAACAGCAGCAATGTTAAAGTTTTTGAGTTGCTTTCAAAACCCGTTTATTTATGCAGcgacccagaggaaattcagagaagagctGAAGACAGCGGTGAAATCTCCCTGGGCACTCATTCTGATATTAATTACTAAAGCACAATTTAACCTCCGTTTCCACCGTAGAATGTCATTTTCTTTTCTTATGATTTGAAAAATGTGTGAGATCATGTGTGAAAATTCCATCCATTTTGTAGTATGTATATGGTTTAAGCATTGCTTTAGTTTTTCACGTTTGTTTCGCTGATTAGACATAGACTATTCCTGAACGTTTAACACCGTTCAAGTTGAGGGATCAAAGATTACAATGACGAGATTCAGCAGTAGAGCCGTACATGTGGGCAACAGATTAATCCACCTTATACTGCAGATACTGGCATCGGGCCCCACTTAAAAATCATCAATAAatattaattacgtgccgaaacaaTCAAAGGTCTTGCGATCGTCGATATTGGTAACATTGCTGTAACTTTGGTGTGAGTATTGCAGACGTCAGTCTCTCTATTTGTCACCATTCCTCATGGACAATTAGAGTGGGCTTATGTATCGTCATCAGTGTTCGGATGGACGAAACAGTCATCGATGTGATCCTATACCTCTTGTGTCCCAAATACTGAAGGAAAATACTCGTTGTGCACTGCCTACTGTCTCTTATTCAGCACAAAGACGGAGACTGCTCTTTTATTGTGCTGTCGATAAAAATGTATTGAATAATATTATTGATAGCCTGTATCAGTGAGTCAAAGCAAAAGCTTGGAAAGTAATGTAAAAATAATGATTTTCTTAAAATTGTTCATTATTACAATTCATGCAAGTGATCTGTCAAAAACACTGCCAAAATATCAGCTAAAATCAAAACGATATTAAGTATCCTTTGTTTGGTTGAACATTTACCGACGGTGAGAAGAATCTTTGGTAATTAACGACTCATGATGTAGTTGCACATTCTTTCATCGAATAATTAACTAATCCCAGCATGAGTGACTCAGTTACAAATTGTCCATCGGTGATCTCGCCTGATTGTTTGAGAAACGGCAAGGAATGGGAATGGATTCTCAATGGGAAGGAGCTCAAGGATTTGGATGGACAGCGATCGATAGGAATCCAAATAATGAATCCGTAGGCAATTCATTTTCAGGCCGGAAAATCCATGATAATATTAACAAAAATTTCGATTTTATAGATATGAGTATTGATCAAAAGAATAAATAAATGAGGATAAATCTTTACACAATACTTTCGAGACCACTCTGAGAACACCATGTACAGATTTGGCCTGTCATTGTGGAAAACGCGTTCAATCCACTGAGAGTGGGCACTGTAGATTGACCAGTATGATGCTGTGGATCAGAACTATACTGACTATAGGAAGAGTTATGGGGACTATTTGAAATAGTGCAGCGAAAATTAAGATACGATTAAATAGAAGTTAAAACAATTCTAAACAGTTTCTGCACAATTTGGAGGGAAATATTATTCCAGGTAGTTCGTGAGTCCATGATGAAGTGAGATCAACTCAAAGTGGGTACAAAGGGAATGAGCAGAGTGTTTAGCACAAAACACTTCATGCAAATGGTTGCTGGCGCATGAAATGTTCTGTCTCAGGTAATATTTAAAAGAAAATTAGATGACTATTTGAATCATGGGAAGATAaatgattgtagagagagagaggagggtagtgTGGATAGGTTCTGCTCGCTGTATGAAGGAATCAGTACAGATAGAATGGGTCAATTGACGTACTCCCGCCCAGTATTTATGATTTGGAGTGTTTTTTTTACGTTGgtataa
This genomic window from Pristiophorus japonicus isolate sPriJap1 unplaced genomic scaffold, sPriJap1.hap1 HAP1_SCAFFOLD_80, whole genome shotgun sequence contains:
- the LOC139257042 gene encoding probable G-protein coupled receptor 139; translated protein: MVHPTVSSSCHGVGDVHILAIPGSDDDVVEQKMGQLTMLLTKEIYYPILAAVGIPANLVTIAILSRGNCGLSNCISVYMLAMASVDLLVMIINVTVYHILSNHFPFSFLSHTPVCKFILYMTAVNLDLSVWFTVSFTFVRFVVICCQKFKTKYCTARTAAAVIAAITFLTFLKNIPVLLAYEPQQLINKMKWGCRTSVAFIASAAGAAYVWFHSAWGIWLPFSLIALLNYLTIRRILLASRTRRRLRGQRSEYQSDSEMDSRRKSIILLFAISGSFILLWMTAAVSLVTTRLASNNYYRGDRTDPGYIATETAAMLKFLSCFQNPFIYAATQRKFREELKTAGPGMSCVVNPSIIPSRGDPVVEKLSVEQTEHSSVVQEAIQVGRMKSKVVVLRDSIVRIFFFNRNPERKKIQI